The following nucleotide sequence is from Halococcus agarilyticus.
GCATGTCCTTGAGGTAGACCGTCGTCTTCACGACGTCGTCGAGCGAGGCGTCGGCGGCCCCGAGAACCGCCTCGACGTTTTCGAGCGTGCGTCGGGTCTGTTCGTCTGGCGACCCATCGATCACGTCGCCGGTGTCGGGATCGACTGGTCCCTGGCCCGAGACGTAGATGGTGTCGCCCTCGACGATCCCCTGCGAGAACGGGCCGATGCTTGCCGGTGCGTCGTCGGTTTCGAGTTCGTCCATGGTACTGCTGTCGCGGCGCGACAGCGCGTTCATCAGGGACGACGAACCGCAAAACGCTACCGGTCCGTGACGGTGCGACCGATGGAAAGTGACCTATCCGAGGTAGTCGCGGGCGCGCTCGTGGAGCGGGGCGAACCCCTCGGCGCTTCCGACGCCGGTCCGTTTGCCGAGCACGATCCCCTCGGCGTGGATCCCGTCGAGGAGGGTGTCGAACTCGGCGTCGATCCCGCCGTGTTCGGTGAGGAAGGCGACCTGGGACTCGTGCTGTTCGATCGCCTCCAGCTTCCGATCGACGTGCTCCGTGATG
It contains:
- a CDS encoding Rid family hydrolase; its protein translation is MDELETDDAPASIGPFSQGIVEGDTIYVSGQGPVDPDTGDVIDGSPDEQTRRTLENVEAVLGAADASLDDVVKTTVYLKDM